In Thermosynechococcus sichuanensis E542, a single genomic region encodes these proteins:
- a CDS encoding COX15/CtaA family protein, which translates to MNEVVAVEEKSVLGPFHVSPLTLGSDPSVRRQWIFRLVLLMTVFTLFLMAVGSATRVMDAGLACPDWPLCFGTLVPQMDLQIFLEWFHRLLATSLGLMAIAFVGLSVAWRQALPPWVPSAAAAALCLVILQGILGGLTVTELLRFEIVTAHLGTGLLFFCLLTAITVGLAPFSGTGSARWLRIAAAIAALCVYGQSLLGGLVSSQWAVHQCLYGDRLCVVLNSHLVGVVPATLSVLGVVIVAWRSPALAPLLRQLSFSLLLVVALQVALGWSTLQLKLQVPALTVAHQMVGATLLGLLVAISTLAWRDCPSGSLKHEF; encoded by the coding sequence ATGAATGAAGTTGTTGCTGTCGAGGAAAAATCCGTGCTGGGTCCTTTTCATGTCTCACCCTTGACCCTAGGCAGTGATCCAAGTGTCCGTCGCCAGTGGATTTTTCGCCTCGTGCTACTGATGACGGTCTTTACCCTCTTTTTGATGGCGGTAGGCAGTGCCACACGGGTGATGGATGCCGGTTTAGCCTGTCCCGATTGGCCGTTGTGCTTTGGCACGCTGGTGCCGCAAATGGATTTGCAGATCTTCCTAGAGTGGTTTCACCGCCTGCTGGCCACCAGTTTAGGGCTGATGGCGATCGCCTTTGTAGGATTGAGTGTGGCTTGGCGGCAAGCTCTGCCCCCTTGGGTACCCTCCGCTGCTGCGGCGGCACTGTGCCTCGTAATTTTGCAAGGGATTCTCGGCGGGCTGACGGTGACTGAGTTACTCCGCTTTGAAATTGTTACGGCTCACCTAGGTACAGGACTGCTCTTCTTTTGCCTTTTGACCGCAATCACCGTTGGCTTGGCTCCCTTTAGCGGCACGGGGAGCGCCCGTTGGTTGCGGATTGCCGCAGCGATCGCCGCCCTATGTGTCTATGGCCAAAGTTTGTTGGGGGGCTTGGTGTCTTCGCAATGGGCGGTGCATCAGTGTCTCTATGGCGATCGCCTGTGTGTGGTGCTCAATAGCCATCTCGTTGGTGTTGTCCCAGCCACCTTGAGCGTTTTAGGGGTTGTGATTGTGGCGTGGCGCAGCCCAGCCTTGGCTCCCCTATTGCGGCAACTGAGTTTCTCACTCCTGCTGGTGGTGGCTCTGCAAGTGGCCCTGGGCTGGAGCACCCTCCAACTAAAGCTACAGGTGCCGGCACTCACCGTTGCCCATCAAATGGTTGGCGCCACCCTTTTGGGGTTGTTGGTTGCGATTTCCACATTGGCGTGGCGCGATTGCCCATCCGGTTCCCTGAAGCATGAGTTTTGA